From Juglans regia cultivar Chandler chromosome 8, Walnut 2.0, whole genome shotgun sequence, the proteins below share one genomic window:
- the LOC108985537 gene encoding uncharacterized protein At5g65660-like isoform X1 yields MMESQDISSPNSDASRPSLGFPLGTALLLIVIFSLSGIFSCCYHWDRFRSLRESFSHDQDHDADQDIEAASPSKSKPTCMQNQSQSLPVLMPGDQIPKFIALPCPCKPPRPDHEKTVVAVKVQKPPKPPPRFPVPLY; encoded by the exons ATGATGGAGAGCCAGGATATTTCTTCACCCAACTCGGACGCATCTCGTCCGTCCCTGGGTTTCCCTCTCGGAACTGCCCTCCTCTTGATCGTCATCTTCAGCTTGAGCGGTATCTTCTCCTGCTGCTACCATTGGGACAGGTTCAGATCACTACGTGAATCTTTCTCCCATGACCAAGACCACGACGCTGATCAAGATATCGAGGCTGCTTCACCCTCCAAATCCAAACCCACATGCatg CAGAATCAAAGCCAAAGTTTGCCTGTACTGATGCCCGGAGATCAGATTCCAAAGTTTATAGCATTGCCTTGTCCATGTAAGCCTCCACGTCCAGATCATGAAAAGACCGTCGTGGCCGTGAAAGTGCAGAAACCACCGAAGCCACCGCCTCGTTTCCCAGTGCCTTTGTATTAG
- the LOC108985537 gene encoding uncharacterized protein At5g65660-like isoform X2 has product MMESQDISSPNSDASRPSLGFPLGTALLLIVIFSLSGIFSCCYHWDRFRSLRESFSHDQDHDADQDIEAASPSKSKPTCMNQSQSLPVLMPGDQIPKFIALPCPCKPPRPDHEKTVVAVKVQKPPKPPPRFPVPLY; this is encoded by the exons ATGATGGAGAGCCAGGATATTTCTTCACCCAACTCGGACGCATCTCGTCCGTCCCTGGGTTTCCCTCTCGGAACTGCCCTCCTCTTGATCGTCATCTTCAGCTTGAGCGGTATCTTCTCCTGCTGCTACCATTGGGACAGGTTCAGATCACTACGTGAATCTTTCTCCCATGACCAAGACCACGACGCTGATCAAGATATCGAGGCTGCTTCACCCTCCAAATCCAAACCCACATGCatg AATCAAAGCCAAAGTTTGCCTGTACTGATGCCCGGAGATCAGATTCCAAAGTTTATAGCATTGCCTTGTCCATGTAAGCCTCCACGTCCAGATCATGAAAAGACCGTCGTGGCCGTGAAAGTGCAGAAACCACCGAAGCCACCGCCTCGTTTCCCAGTGCCTTTGTATTAG